CGTCAGCGCCTTTGTCCCGGCGCAGGAGCGCCCGGCCAGCGGGCAACTCCCGTGAGCCGGGGGCAGGCGTTTGGATTACACCCGTGGCAAAAAGCGCCGGTCTGTGAAATCCGTACGCCTGTTTCTGTTTCAAGTGTCAGAGGAATTCCCGTACCGGACTGTGCTATCCTAAAGATAGAGACTGTGGTGTAACGGTAGTGATTCGGGGAGCGATGGCAATGCATGACGCACACCAACCCGGCTGGGCCAGGGTGCTGATCCGGCTGGTGCTCTGTGATCTGGCGTTATTCGCGCTGGTCTGGTTGCTCAGCCTGGCAACCGGCCGCACCACCCAGGCGCAATATGGCGGAGCGCTGATCGTCGCCGGTTTCATCGTCATGGCGACCGGCCTGTTTGACTATCTGGGCGGCCCCGACCGGTCGGAAGACCCCGCCGGGCAGGGCGGGCTGACCGGTAACGTGGCGAGCCTGTACCGCCACTGGACGCATGCCCTGGCCGAGCCAGCCAGCCACGCCGGGCTGGCCGCCAACGCCTTCGTGATCGGCCTGCCGCCGATCCTGATCGGCGCCCTGCTGCGCGCCCTGGCCCGCTGAAACCCGCCGGCGGCGGGGATGCTCAGCCGACATACTCCGGCGAGACCCGCATCCCCGTCGCTGCCGCGCGGAGCAGCGCCTCCAGCACGGCCACATCACGCAGCCCCTCCAGCGGCGAGTTGCGATGCGCCGTGCCGGAACGGATGGCCGCGGCAAATGCCGCCAGTTCACCATCCACCCCGCCAAATGGCTTCACCGCAAGCGTCTGCGTCTGGCCGTCTACCGTCAGTTCCAGCGCCTCGTTACGGACAATCCGCAGCGCCCCCCGCTCGCCGACGATCTGCAGCGCCCCGTACCAGGGCGCTCCCCCGGCGTAGGTGATACTGTAAGACGCCAGCGCCCCGCCCTCAAACAGCAGGGCGGCGCTGAGCGTATCGGCCGGCGGCAGGTCAGGCCGCTGGCGGGTCGTGGTCGCGGTCACGGAAGCCACCTCGCCCAGGATCAGGCGCAGCCCGGCCATGTGATGCACCCCGCCATCCAGCAGAAAGCCGCCGGGGAATGATTCGTCGCGCCGCCAGGAGGTATGGTAATACGGATTATCCGGCGTCATGGCCACGTGGATCGCCCAGTCGGCCAGCAGCACGCGCCCGATCGTCCCGCTGGCGATGATCTCCGCCGCCCGGACAAACGGCGCTTCGTAGCGGTAGTTCTCCGCCACCATCCACACCAGGCCGGGCCGGGCCGCCACCTGCGCGGCATAGTCGGCCAGCAGCCGCCGCCCGGCGGAAACATCCGGGGCCATCGGCTTTTCGCTGATCACGTGCTTGCCGGCGGCCAGCGCCTGGCTGACCACCGCCGGTTGCACCCCGATCGGCAGGACGATATCCACCGCCTCGATGTCTCCCCGCGCCAGCAATGCCGCCGAATCCTGGTACACCTCAACCGGCCCATCCAGCAGCGCCGCCAGCTTGCCGGCGGATTCCGCCGTGCGGCTGCATACCGCCACGATCTCAAAAGCATCCCCCAGCGCCTTAATGGCGGGAACATGGGCCTGCCGCGCGAACAGCCCTGCGCCGATAATGCCCAGCCGGATCGGGCCTTTGCCCTCGCTCATCCCTCTGCCTCCTTCACCGTTTCACCAGCTCCCACCTGCGCCAGCACAGCCATCGCCAGCGCCCGCTCCGGAGCACGCACCACGACCGCCTCCACCATCCCGTGCTGCAAACAGCGCACATCCTCCCCGTACCAGCACAGCGTCGTTTCGTCCACCGGGAAGCCGGGGCTGTCATAAAGGCGGGCGGCGTAACCCTGGTAGGCGGCGGCGAACTCCGCCGCGTCAGCAGCGGTATCCCAGGCCAGGCGCAGCGCCAGCACGATCCGCCCGTCGGCGTCAACGTACAGGCGGTAGCGGTCGCCGCCCCAGCCCGCCGCTGCGCTATCTGCTGTGGCCCGCGGCAACCGCTGGCGGAGATGCTCGCGCAGGGTGAATTCGCCCAACGTCCGTTCCCAAAGCAGCGTCCAGCCAGGGCCAAGCGCTTCCTCCAGCGGCGGCAGGGCCACCGCCAGCGGCGCGTCCCCGGCCAGGTAGCGATCCGGATGCAGTACCTGCTCAGTGGAGTCCGGGGGGCGGGCGTAGGCGGCGTCAACACCGGCCCAGCCGCCCGCCTTCATGAACAGGGCGTAGGCGAAGTCGCGCCCGGCGGTATAGGGAAAGAGCAGCTCGGCCTGGGTGATCGGCGGGGCGGCCAGCAGCGCCGCCGTCCGCACACCCAACGCCTCCCCCAGCAGGTCAAAGGCGGCGGCAGGACTGCGGCGCAGCAACCAGGCCTCGTAGCCCTCGGTCAGCAACATGGCGTCACCCTCGACCAGCGCCTGGCGGGCCAGGATGGCATCCGGCGCGGCGGAAAAATGCGCCTGATCCACCCCCAGGGCGACCAGATCAAAGTGCTGATCCTGCAGGGCGTGGGTGAATTCATGGGCGTAGAGGATGCGGGTCATGGCGGTCGCTTCCTGCGCGGCGCTGATCACAAACATGGCCTGCAGATCGGGGTCGTAAAAGCCGCCGATCTGCTCGTCCAACACGGCCAGCTGCACCGCCCGCAGGTCGGTATCCGGCGGCATGAAATCGAAGGCATGGTAGAAGAGCGCGTCGGCGCGGGCCAGCGCGGGCGGGTACTCGTCATCGAGCATCCGCCTCAGGTAGTCCAGCAGTTCGGGGCGGGTCAGGAAGGCGCGGGTCACCGGGCGCAGCGGCTCCAGATCGCGCAGGATGGCTGTCGCCGCCTCAACATGGTCAAGCCGGGCGATCAGGGCCGGGTCGTTAAGAGGGGCGAAGAAAGGCGTTGCCGTCGGGATAGGACCGCCCTGAGCGGCAACAACCCCGCCCGGCAGTCCGCTGAGCAGCGCAACGATGATAATGACCACCGCAGCCAGCGCCGCTCGCCATTTGCCTGTTTCCATGGCCTGCCCCTCTCCACAGGATACGCCGCGCCAGAGCATTAATTTTCACAACTTTTTGGAAAAACGGTTAATAAACGCTACACACAATTCTAATGTGGAAAATTTACCAAAATTTACCCTCTTCCCCCGGCAAGCTGCCTACAATAATACCAGACGGGGGGACTTTTTTCCTACCACCGCTGCTCCCCTCCCCCTCCAGAGCCGGGGAGCGATAGTACCGCTTCAATCTTCGGGCACCCTGCTCCCTTTCCTCCCCGGGCCGCCATCCTGTCGTGCTCATGACGCACTGTTGTGCTGGAGAAGAAAGGAGCGACCCGACCGCAAGGACGAACGCCCCGTTGAACTTCCCGCCACGCCGGGCGGCTACAGGCCCGATCGGCCTGCGGGAGAACTGATTTTATTTTGATAACCACTGAGTTGTACAGGGAGTCAACAGAAACGATGCGAACCAAAACCCTTGTAACGCTGATCGCCCTCGCGGCGATCCTGACCGTGGCACTGCCAGCGCTGGGGCAGGGGCAGGCAGGCACGACCCTGATGGCCTATAAAACGGCTGAGGGCTACTGGGAACGCGAGTTTGAGTGGACGATTGAAAAGTCCGTGACACCCGCTACCTGGAACCTGTTCACTGGCGACAGCGGCACGTCACAGTACACCATTACGGTCACCAAGAGTGCCCCCGTTGATACTTATGGCGTCAGTGGCCAGATCTGCGTGACCAACGGCGGGTCCGTGACTACTGAGAACCTGAAGCTCGTCGATCAGGTGGAGTACAAGACCGGCGCCGGTCAGTTCCAGCCACTGCCGGGCGCATCGCAAACCATCATCCCAACAACGCAGCTTGGGCCTGGAGAAACCGGGTGCTACAACTATGACATCACCTTCACCCCTGTTGCAGGTGCGCAATACCGCAACTCGGTCAAGGTGACCATCACCAACCATTCTGGCCATCTGGGTGAGGAATTTGGTCCGGAGCCAAAAGCCGACTTCAGCCTGCCCGCCAGCCCAACCCTGATCAACGACTCGATCAACGTCGACGACACCAACGGCGGCTCGTGGGCCTTTAGCAACAGCGGCTCAGTGTCATACAACGCAACCTTCACCTGCGACGCTGACGAAGGCACGCACAACAACACCGCCACCATCCGCGAGACCGGCCAGTCCGACGATGCCTCAGTCACCGTCAACTGCTACACACCGACCGTGAGCAAGACCGCTGTCACGCTCTTCACCCGCACCTACAACTGGACGATCGACAAGGTCGGCGACCAGACTTCATTGACGCTCTCCACAGGGCAGACGTTTGTGGTTAATTATGGCGTGACGGTGGCTGCAACCTACACCGACAGCGACTGGCGCGTCGGGGGTGTGATCAGCGTAACCAACCCCCACCCGACCGCAGCCCTGACAGTTAATGTTACCGACGTGGTTTCGCCTGATATTGTGGCGTGGGTTGACTGTGACTTCGTGACCGAAGGTTACCAGTCCAGCCTGACGGTCCCGGCTGGCGAGACAGGCGCCTGCAACTACGGCGCATCGCTCCCGGATGCGTCGTCCCGCACCAACACCGCCACCGCCACGCTGCAAAATTACAGCTATGACTACCAGTTGAAAGCAACGCCCGACGGCACGACCAACTTCACCGGCACGGCGGACGTGATCTTCCTCACAACGCCAACCACTGAAATCGACGAGTGCATTACCGTCACTGATGACAAAGCTGGTTCACTCGGTGTTGTGTGCTACCCCGACCTGCCCAAGACGTTCACCTACAGCCTGGATGTCGGCCCGTATGACGTCTGTGGCGAATACCAGTTCGTCAACGTCGCCTCGTTCGTCACCAACGACACCAGCGCAACCGGTAGCGACAGCTGGACGGTGGCCGTGTCCGTGCCGTGCGGTGGCTGCACGCTGACCCCCGGCTACTGGAAGACGCACTCCATCTATGGCCCGGCGCGGTGGCCCGATGATGCCTGGTATCTGCTATCCGCCTTTGGCCCGGACACGCCGTTCTTCAGCAGCGGTAAGACCTGGTACCAGGTGCTGTGGACGCCGCCCAGCGGCGGCAACGCCTACTACATCCTGGCCCATGCCTACATCGCCGCCAAGCTGAACGTCCTGAACGGGGCGGATCCAAGCGCAATCTCGGGTACCCTGGCACACGCAGAGTCTCTGCTGAGCA
This genomic interval from Anaerolineae bacterium contains the following:
- a CDS encoding Gfo/Idh/MocA family oxidoreductase; translation: MSEGKGPIRLGIIGAGLFARQAHVPAIKALGDAFEIVAVCSRTAESAGKLAALLDGPVEVYQDSAALLARGDIEAVDIVLPIGVQPAVVSQALAAGKHVISEKPMAPDVSAGRRLLADYAAQVAARPGLVWMVAENYRYEAPFVRAAEIIASGTIGRVLLADWAIHVAMTPDNPYYHTSWRRDESFPGGFLLDGGVHHMAGLRLILGEVASVTATTTRQRPDLPPADTLSAALLFEGGALASYSITYAGGAPWYGALQIVGERGALRIVRNEALELTVDGQTQTLAVKPFGGVDGELAAFAAAIRSGTAHRNSPLEGLRDVAVLEALLRAAATGMRVSPEYVG